One window of Candidatus Mycobacterium wuenschmannii genomic DNA carries:
- a CDS encoding DNA polymerase ligase N-terminal domain-containing protein has product MPLNNHRPQRRTGRPRGRRPGNSGPRFVIQHHAARDNYYDFRLEIDGVLVSWAIPRGPAVNPQERRMARRIEDHPLEDGVIDDDGDGSDAVIIWDSGTYANKTAHEMATCLGVGHLSFLLDGEKLHGDYALTRVRDGDQETWLLVRRPDDAADAANRLKG; this is encoded by the coding sequence ATGCCTTTGAACAACCACCGCCCTCAGCGGCGGACCGGCAGGCCGCGCGGACGACGACCAGGCAACAGCGGACCCCGCTTCGTCATCCAGCACCACGCGGCGCGAGATAACTACTACGACTTCAGGCTGGAAATCGACGGTGTGCTGGTGTCCTGGGCCATCCCACGGGGTCCGGCGGTCAACCCGCAGGAGCGGCGGATGGCGCGACGGATCGAGGATCATCCGCTCGAAGACGGTGTGATCGATGACGATGGCGACGGCAGCGACGCAGTAATCATCTGGGACAGCGGCACTTACGCCAACAAGACCGCACACGAGATGGCGACCTGCCTGGGCGTCGGACATCTGTCGTTCCTGCTGGACGGCGAGAAGCTGCACGGTGACTATGCGTTGACCCGGGTTCGCGACGGCGACCAGGAAACGTGGCTGCTGGTAAGGCGGCCTGACGACGCCGCCGACGCGGCGAACCGACTCAAGGGCT
- a CDS encoding DUF402 domain-containing protein — MHPPKHETFDLRARTNTDPKGVVRQVDEYSVRPWGLYMARPTPGRAQFHYLESWLLPSLGLRASIFHFNPGHERDQDFYLDVGDYTAGPQEWSSEDHYLDLVVKTNAGVELTDVDELLEAVRHGLLAPEVGERAVRRAMAAVNGLARHDYDLGRWLAGQGMQLGWRP; from the coding sequence ATGCACCCGCCCAAGCACGAGACGTTCGACCTGCGCGCCCGCACCAACACCGACCCCAAGGGCGTCGTCCGGCAGGTCGACGAGTACAGCGTGCGGCCGTGGGGCCTGTACATGGCCCGCCCCACGCCGGGGCGTGCGCAATTTCACTACCTGGAGTCCTGGCTGCTGCCTTCACTCGGATTGCGCGCCAGCATCTTTCATTTCAATCCCGGCCACGAACGCGACCAGGACTTCTACCTCGACGTCGGTGACTACACGGCAGGCCCGCAGGAGTGGAGTTCCGAGGACCACTACCTCGACCTGGTCGTCAAGACCAACGCGGGAGTGGAATTGACCGACGTGGACGAGCTGCTCGAGGCGGTGCGGCACGGCCTGCTGGCGCCGGAGGTGGGCGAACGGGCCGTCCGCCGGGCGATGGCCGCGGTAAACGGGCTCGCCCGCCACGACTACGACTTGGGGCGGTGGCTCGCCGGCCAGGGCATGCAGCTCGGATGGCGTCCGTGA
- a CDS encoding ATP-binding cassette domain-containing protein, producing MSRPAPPVLTVWHNGSETTFAPGHDVIIGRDVRADVRIADPRISRAHLILRFEQGKWIAIDNGSVNGTFVNGYRRPVVDIHDGQSINIGNAGGPQLTFEIGSRRGKGGPPPVGGPPRPAQQTMTWSTPAQPVAPPPPPPPQVRPAPPPRPLPASEYPTTVQGGRPPVGPPPDQATVVNARSAPALPGVPPTEVTMLGAHAAEGANFATRFVKRLAPRATPSSKPTGSVTIGRAADNDIVVPDVLASRYHATLTLTPLGTEIRDTSVNGTFVNGTRVGSAILSEDDVVTVGNIDLVVSGGLLVRRSETEAATQTGGLEVRNVQYTVENGKQLLTDISLTARPGTLTAVIGGSGAGKSTLARLIAGYTTPSGGAVTFEGHDIHAEYASLRSRIGMVPQDDVVHRQLTVNQALSYAAELRLPPDTNKADRAKVVSQVLEELDLTKHADTRVDKLSGGQRKRASVALELLTGPSLLMLDEPTSGLDPALDLQVMTMLRQLADAGRVVLVVTHSLSYLDVCDQVLLMAPGGKMAYCGPPDGIGEVMGTTNWAKIFSQVGADPEEANRRFREREQPQPPEKSDTPADLGEPVHTSVPRQISTIARRQVRLVVADRAYFVFLALLPFILGALSLTVPGSTGFKPATPNGTPDEAAQILALLLPAAAFMGVALTIRDLVSERAIFQREQAVGLSTTAYLLAKTLVFCGFAILQAAIVTAIVVGGKGAPSRGAVLLGHSTVGATGELFLTVAAACVASAVLGLAISSLVRSSEQIMPLFVVAVMAQLVLCGGMVPVTGRLGLDQLSWLMPARWGYAAAASTVDLRHLVPPTLLPQDQFWQHTKHFWLLDMGMLAGLTVFYACFVRWKIRLKR from the coding sequence GTGAGTCGACCAGCCCCGCCCGTACTGACCGTTTGGCACAACGGCTCAGAAACGACGTTCGCGCCGGGCCACGACGTCATCATCGGCCGCGACGTTCGGGCCGATGTTCGGATCGCCGACCCCCGGATTTCGCGGGCACACCTGATTCTCCGCTTCGAGCAGGGCAAGTGGATCGCCATCGACAACGGCTCGGTGAACGGGACGTTCGTCAACGGTTATCGCCGGCCCGTCGTCGACATCCACGACGGCCAGAGCATCAACATCGGCAATGCCGGTGGCCCACAGTTGACGTTCGAGATCGGCTCGCGCCGCGGAAAAGGCGGCCCGCCACCGGTCGGCGGTCCCCCGCGACCCGCACAGCAGACGATGACATGGTCGACGCCGGCCCAGCCGGTCGCTCCGCCGCCGCCACCGCCGCCGCAAGTCCGGCCCGCGCCACCGCCTCGTCCGCTCCCGGCGTCGGAGTACCCAACCACCGTGCAGGGCGGACGCCCCCCGGTGGGGCCACCGCCCGACCAGGCGACCGTTGTCAATGCGCGTTCGGCCCCCGCGCTGCCCGGTGTTCCGCCCACCGAGGTCACCATGCTGGGCGCCCACGCCGCCGAGGGCGCAAACTTCGCCACCCGCTTCGTCAAGCGTCTGGCGCCGCGGGCCACCCCGTCGAGCAAGCCGACCGGCTCGGTCACCATCGGGCGCGCCGCCGACAACGACATCGTCGTGCCCGACGTGCTGGCCTCGCGCTATCACGCCACGCTGACGCTGACGCCGCTCGGCACCGAGATCCGCGACACCAGCGTCAACGGCACCTTCGTCAACGGCACCCGGGTCGGCTCGGCGATCCTCAGCGAAGACGACGTCGTCACCGTCGGCAACATCGACCTGGTGGTCAGCGGCGGCCTGCTGGTCCGCCGCAGCGAAACCGAGGCCGCCACCCAGACCGGCGGGCTCGAGGTACGCAACGTGCAGTACACCGTCGAGAATGGCAAACAACTGCTCACCGACATCTCGCTCACGGCCCGACCCGGGACGCTGACCGCGGTGATCGGCGGATCCGGCGCCGGCAAGAGCACGCTGGCCCGGCTCATCGCCGGCTACACGACGCCCAGCGGCGGCGCGGTCACCTTCGAGGGCCACGACATTCATGCCGAATACGCCTCGCTGCGCAGCCGGATCGGCATGGTCCCGCAGGACGACGTCGTACATCGGCAATTGACCGTCAATCAGGCGCTGAGCTACGCCGCCGAGCTGCGGCTGCCGCCGGACACCAACAAAGCCGACCGCGCCAAAGTCGTGTCGCAGGTGCTCGAGGAGCTCGACCTGACCAAGCACGCCGACACCCGCGTCGACAAGCTGTCCGGCGGGCAACGCAAGCGCGCGTCGGTAGCCCTCGAACTGCTCACCGGGCCGTCACTGCTGATGCTCGACGAACCCACGTCGGGCCTCGACCCCGCGCTGGACCTGCAGGTCATGACGATGCTGCGGCAGCTGGCCGACGCCGGCCGCGTGGTGCTGGTCGTGACCCACTCGCTGTCCTACCTCGACGTCTGCGACCAGGTGCTGCTGATGGCGCCGGGCGGCAAGATGGCGTACTGCGGCCCGCCGGACGGCATCGGCGAGGTCATGGGCACGACCAACTGGGCCAAGATCTTCAGCCAGGTCGGCGCCGACCCCGAAGAGGCCAATCGCCGGTTCCGCGAGCGTGAGCAGCCGCAACCGCCGGAGAAGTCGGACACGCCGGCCGACCTCGGCGAGCCGGTGCACACCAGCGTGCCCCGGCAGATCTCCACGATCGCCCGCCGGCAGGTTCGGCTGGTCGTCGCCGACCGCGCCTACTTCGTCTTCCTGGCGCTATTGCCGTTCATCCTGGGCGCGCTGTCACTGACCGTGCCGGGCAGCACGGGATTCAAACCCGCCACCCCGAACGGGACGCCGGACGAAGCCGCGCAGATCCTCGCATTGCTACTGCCCGCCGCCGCATTCATGGGCGTCGCGCTGACCATCCGCGACCTGGTCAGCGAGCGGGCCATCTTCCAGCGCGAGCAGGCGGTCGGGCTGTCGACGACGGCGTATCTGCTGGCCAAAACACTCGTCTTCTGCGGGTTCGCGATCCTGCAGGCCGCGATCGTCACCGCAATCGTGGTGGGCGGCAAGGGCGCGCCGAGCCGGGGTGCGGTGCTGCTGGGCCATTCGACCGTGGGAGCCACCGGCGAGTTGTTCCTGACCGTCGCGGCTGCCTGTGTCGCCTCGGCCGTATTGGGCTTGGCGATTTCCTCGCTGGTCCGGTCCAGCGAGCAGATCATGCCGCTGTTCGTGGTTGCGGTGATGGCGCAGCTTGTGCTCTGCGGCGGCATGGTCCCGGTGACGGGTCGGCTCGGCCTCGACCAGCTGTCCTGGCTGATGCCGGCCCGTTGGGGGTACGCGGCGGCGGCCTCGACGGTCGACCTGCGCCACCTGGTGCCGCCCACCCTGCTCCCTCAGGACCAGTTCTGGCAGCACACGAAGCATTTCTGGCTGCTCGACATGGGCATGCTGGCCGGCCTGACGGTGTTCTACGCGTGCTTCGTCCGCTGGAAGATTCGGCTCAAGCGCTGA
- a CDS encoding serine/threonine-protein kinase encodes MDEATRATQRWDAQSGSPAEPVASPPPQRPPSLLERGYASLPDLGITRLLTRVPLIGSRPSRQAVDVRRPATGDPSGNALAAPTSFAGYTILRPLGSGGMADVYLAKHPRLPRRDALKILSEGTTADAEFRERFNREADLAATLWHPHIVAVHDRGEFDGHLWIAMDYVEGTDAARLMRERFRGGMPEGDVCAIITAVSGALDYAHARGLLHRDVKPANILLTHPDEDDRRILLADFGVARQLADISGITETNVAVGTVAYAAPEQLVGSNIDGRADQYALAASAFHLLTGVPPFQNSNPVAVISQHLHATPPRLSDYRPDLAGLDDVFTKALAKEPGQRYDRCRLFAAAFRDQVGGCAERARPRAVLRRPRTTPRTRKLTLKTGIAVALVLAMLSLAVTWAISFFSWDNQPQATTAAPPRVSKTSTSGSALAAPPLNGTYRLDYDRSKQTSNGVIRTNGGDTTWWAFSSACTAAGCAATGTKLDEATHTYAKSTGSGNSGVLHFVDGHWQSEPRQMQAQCQKARGAPIVTQSETVVWSLTPEPDGTLRGVQTQTVQSNECGSQGATLRIPVVASHSGGVPPDVQVADPAEAANETTGPIGAPTPPVLGGPCTDIDKVAYDSTSNEQVVCETNVWDRAPVTSGVHPVGTSCTDTPVFTMSKSEDGHLIQCAPGSRVWSSQHS; translated from the coding sequence ATGGACGAGGCGACCAGAGCTACCCAGCGCTGGGACGCCCAGTCGGGGTCACCCGCCGAGCCCGTCGCCTCGCCGCCCCCGCAGCGTCCGCCCAGCCTCTTGGAGCGCGGCTACGCCTCGCTTCCGGATCTCGGCATCACCCGCCTGCTGACGCGGGTGCCGCTGATCGGTTCGCGGCCCTCGCGGCAAGCCGTCGACGTCCGTCGGCCCGCGACGGGTGACCCGTCGGGCAACGCCCTGGCCGCCCCGACGTCGTTCGCCGGGTACACGATCCTGCGGCCGCTGGGTTCCGGCGGGATGGCCGACGTCTATCTGGCCAAGCACCCGCGGTTGCCACGCCGCGACGCCCTCAAGATTCTGAGCGAGGGAACGACCGCCGACGCCGAGTTCCGCGAACGGTTCAACCGCGAGGCGGATCTTGCTGCGACGCTGTGGCATCCGCACATCGTCGCGGTGCACGACCGCGGCGAGTTCGACGGTCACCTCTGGATCGCGATGGATTACGTCGAGGGCACCGACGCGGCCCGGTTGATGCGTGAACGCTTCCGCGGCGGGATGCCCGAGGGCGACGTCTGCGCCATCATCACCGCGGTCTCCGGTGCGCTCGACTACGCCCACGCGCGGGGCCTGTTGCACCGCGACGTGAAGCCCGCGAACATCCTGCTGACCCATCCCGATGAGGATGATCGACGAATCCTGTTGGCGGACTTCGGCGTTGCGCGCCAGCTCGCCGACATCAGTGGCATCACCGAGACCAATGTCGCGGTCGGCACGGTCGCGTACGCAGCCCCCGAGCAACTCGTCGGATCGAACATCGACGGCCGCGCCGACCAGTACGCGCTGGCGGCGTCTGCGTTTCACCTGCTGACCGGTGTGCCGCCGTTCCAGAACTCCAACCCGGTCGCGGTGATCAGCCAGCACCTGCATGCGACTCCGCCGCGGCTCAGCGACTACCGCCCGGATCTGGCGGGCCTCGACGACGTCTTCACCAAGGCGCTCGCCAAGGAGCCCGGCCAGCGCTACGACCGCTGCCGGCTGTTCGCCGCGGCCTTCCGCGACCAGGTCGGCGGCTGTGCGGAGCGGGCCCGTCCACGGGCGGTGCTGCGGCGTCCGCGGACCACGCCCCGCACACGGAAGCTGACACTCAAGACGGGCATCGCGGTGGCGCTGGTACTGGCGATGCTGTCGCTGGCGGTGACCTGGGCGATCTCCTTCTTCTCCTGGGACAACCAGCCGCAGGCGACCACCGCGGCGCCGCCGCGGGTCAGCAAGACGTCGACCTCGGGGTCGGCGCTCGCGGCGCCGCCTCTCAACGGCACGTATCGGCTCGACTACGACCGTTCCAAGCAGACGTCCAACGGCGTCATCCGGACCAATGGCGGTGACACGACGTGGTGGGCGTTCTCGTCGGCCTGTACCGCGGCCGGATGCGCGGCGACCGGCACGAAACTCGACGAGGCCACCCACACCTACGCCAAGAGCACCGGCAGCGGCAACAGCGGCGTCCTGCACTTCGTCGACGGGCACTGGCAGAGCGAGCCGCGGCAGATGCAGGCGCAGTGCCAGAAGGCGCGCGGTGCGCCGATCGTCACGCAGTCCGAGACGGTGGTGTGGTCGCTGACGCCCGAACCCGACGGCACTCTGCGTGGCGTCCAGACCCAGACCGTGCAGAGCAACGAGTGCGGTTCGCAGGGCGCGACGTTGCGCATTCCGGTCGTTGCCTCCCACAGCGGGGGCGTTCCGCCGGACGTGCAGGTCGCCGATCCCGCCGAAGCCGCCAACGAGACGACCGGGCCGATCGGCGCCCCGACTCCGCCGGTGCTCGGTGGCCCCTGCACCGACATCGACAAGGTGGCCTACGACTCGACGTCCAACGAGCAGGTGGTGTGCGAGACCAATGTCTGGGACAGGGCGCCGGTGACCAGCGGCGTGCATCCGGTCGGCACCTCGTGCACCGACACACCGGTGTTCACCATGTCCAAATCGGAAGACGGGCACCTCATCCAGTGCGCCCCCGGCAGCCGCGTCTGGAGCAGCCAGCACAGCTGA
- the uvrB gene encoding excinuclease ABC subunit UvrB, with protein sequence MAFATEHPVLAHSEYRPVEDMVRAGGRFEVVSPYAPAGDQPAAIDDLQRRIEAGERDVVLLGATGTGKSATTAWLIERLQRPTLVMAPNKTLAAQLANELREMLPHNAVEYFVSYYDYYQPEAYIAQTDTYIEKDSSINDDVERLRHSATSSLLSRRDVVVVASVSCIYGLGTPQSYLDRSVELKVGTEVPRDGLLRLLVDVQYTRNDMSFTRGTFRVRGDTVEIIPSYEELALRIEYFGDEIEALYYMHPLTGDVVRQVDSLRVFPATHYVAGPERMAHAISTIEQELEERLAELEGQGKLLEAQRLRMRTNYDVEMMRQVGFCSGIENYSRHIDDRGPGSPPATLLDYFPEDFLMVIDESHVTVPQIGGMYEGDMSRKRNLVEFGFRLPSACDNRPLTWEEFADRIGQTVYLSATPGPYELSQAAGEFVEQVIRPTGLVDPKVVVKPTKGQIDDLIGEIRKRAEADQRILVTTLTKKMAEDLTDYLLELGIRVRYLHSEVDTLRRVELLRQLRMGDYDVLIGINLLREGLDLPEVSLVAILDADKEGFLRSSRSLIQTIGRAARNVSGEVHMYADKITDSMREAIDETDRRRAKQIAYNEENGIDPQPLRKKIADILDQVYREADDTAGVEIGGSGRNSSRGRRAPGEPGRAVSAGVIEGRDTANMPRAELADLIKDLTEQMMTAARDLQFELAARFRDEIHDLKKELRGMDAAGLK encoded by the coding sequence ATGGCGTTCGCTACCGAGCATCCCGTGCTTGCGCACTCCGAATACCGCCCGGTCGAGGATATGGTCCGGGCCGGCGGCCGATTCGAGGTGGTCAGCCCCTACGCGCCGGCCGGTGATCAGCCGGCCGCAATCGACGATCTCCAGCGACGGATCGAGGCGGGGGAGCGCGACGTCGTCCTGCTGGGCGCCACCGGGACCGGTAAGTCGGCCACCACCGCATGGCTGATCGAACGGCTGCAGCGGCCCACGCTGGTGATGGCGCCCAACAAGACGCTGGCCGCCCAGCTCGCCAACGAGCTGCGAGAGATGTTGCCGCACAACGCCGTCGAATACTTCGTGTCGTACTACGACTACTACCAGCCCGAGGCCTACATCGCGCAGACCGACACCTACATCGAGAAGGACAGCTCGATCAACGACGACGTCGAGCGGTTGCGGCACTCTGCGACGTCGTCGCTGCTGTCGCGGCGCGACGTGGTGGTGGTCGCCTCGGTGTCCTGCATTTACGGCCTCGGCACGCCACAGTCCTACCTGGACCGATCGGTGGAATTGAAGGTCGGCACCGAGGTGCCGCGCGACGGCCTGTTGCGCCTGCTCGTCGACGTGCAGTACACCCGCAACGACATGTCGTTCACCCGCGGCACGTTCCGGGTCCGCGGCGACACCGTCGAGATCATCCCGTCCTACGAGGAACTCGCGCTGCGAATCGAGTACTTCGGCGACGAGATCGAGGCGCTCTACTACATGCATCCGTTGACGGGTGACGTTGTGCGACAAGTCGATTCGCTCCGCGTCTTCCCAGCGACCCACTATGTGGCCGGCCCGGAGCGGATGGCGCACGCGATCTCGACGATCGAACAGGAACTCGAGGAGCGGCTCGCCGAACTCGAAGGCCAGGGCAAGCTGCTCGAGGCCCAGCGGCTGCGAATGCGGACGAACTACGACGTCGAGATGATGCGCCAGGTCGGGTTCTGCTCCGGCATCGAGAACTACTCGCGACACATCGACGATCGCGGACCGGGCTCGCCACCCGCGACGCTGCTGGACTACTTCCCCGAAGACTTCCTGATGGTGATCGACGAGTCGCACGTCACCGTGCCGCAGATCGGGGGCATGTACGAGGGCGACATGTCGCGCAAGCGGAACCTGGTCGAGTTCGGGTTCCGGCTGCCGTCGGCGTGCGACAACCGGCCGCTGACGTGGGAGGAGTTCGCTGACCGGATCGGGCAGACGGTCTACCTGTCGGCGACGCCCGGCCCCTACGAGCTCAGCCAGGCCGCCGGTGAGTTCGTCGAACAGGTGATTCGCCCGACCGGCCTGGTCGACCCGAAGGTCGTGGTGAAGCCGACCAAGGGGCAGATCGACGACCTGATCGGCGAGATCCGCAAGCGCGCCGAGGCCGACCAGCGGATCCTGGTGACGACGCTGACCAAGAAAATGGCCGAGGACCTCACCGACTACCTGCTGGAACTCGGTATCCGGGTGCGGTACCTGCACTCCGAGGTCGACACGCTGCGCCGGGTGGAACTGTTGCGACAGCTGCGAATGGGCGACTACGACGTGCTGATCGGCATCAACCTGCTGCGTGAGGGCCTCGACCTGCCGGAGGTGTCGCTGGTCGCGATCCTCGACGCCGACAAGGAAGGATTCCTGCGCTCGTCGCGCAGCCTGATCCAGACCATCGGCCGCGCGGCGCGCAACGTCTCCGGCGAGGTCCACATGTACGCCGACAAGATCACCGACTCGATGCGGGAGGCGATCGACGAGACCGATCGGCGCCGCGCCAAGCAGATCGCCTACAACGAAGAGAACGGCATCGACCCGCAGCCGCTGCGCAAGAAGATCGCCGACATCCTCGACCAGGTGTACCGCGAGGCAGACGACACCGCCGGCGTGGAAATCGGTGGCTCCGGCCGTAATTCGTCTCGCGGCCGGCGCGCGCCGGGTGAACCGGGCCGGGCCGTCAGCGCCGGGGTCATCGAGGGCCGGGACACCGCCAACATGCCCCGCGCCGAGCTGGCCGACCTGATCAAGGACCTCACCGAGCAGATGATGACTGCGGCCCGCGACCTGCAGTTCGAACTGGCCGCCCGATTCCGCGACGAGATTCACGACCTCAAGAAAGAGCTGCGCGGGATGGACGCCGCCGGGCTCAAGTGA
- a CDS encoding MFS transporter, protein MSGAPADDSWRSLLGPSHLGTSTLLAGGVALYATNEFLTVSLLPSAIAEIGGARLYAWVTTLYLLGSVAAAATVNVTLLRVGARWSFLLGLLVFGLGSIVCTAAPGMAVLLLGRTLQGAAGGLLAGLGYALITTTLPRALWTRASALVSAMWGVATVIGPAAGGLFAQFGLWRGAFGVMAALSVVMGVLVPAVLPAGHAEPGQPVQAPHVPKWSVLVLSAAALTVSIAQVPTNVALTVTLLALSTALIVAFVIVDRRATAKVLPPSMFGPGPLKWIYLALAVLMMSAMVDMYVPLFGQRLAHLVPVVAGFLGAELAIGWAVSEIVSASLKSERAIRRVVVAAPLTITLGLTLAAVTQVENAPASLVVTWAAALTLTGVGLGAGWPHLSAWAMHCVDENEGAAAGAAINTVEMIAGAFGAGLAGVVVNSAQGGVVVAARALFAVFAAVGILGMLAARRAVRGLSS, encoded by the coding sequence GTGAGCGGGGCACCGGCGGACGACAGCTGGCGCTCGCTTCTCGGCCCTAGCCACCTGGGCACCTCAACGCTGCTCGCCGGCGGGGTGGCGCTGTACGCGACCAACGAGTTCCTCACCGTCAGCCTGTTGCCGAGCGCGATCGCCGAGATCGGCGGCGCACGGCTCTACGCCTGGGTGACGACGCTGTACCTGCTGGGGTCGGTGGCCGCGGCGGCGACGGTGAACGTGACGCTGCTGCGGGTCGGTGCCCGTTGGTCATTCCTGTTGGGGCTGCTCGTGTTCGGGCTCGGCAGCATCGTGTGCACGGCGGCCCCGGGGATGGCGGTGCTGCTGCTGGGTCGAACGCTGCAGGGTGCGGCCGGGGGGCTGTTGGCCGGCCTGGGCTATGCGCTGATCACCACCACGCTGCCGCGGGCGCTGTGGACGAGGGCTTCGGCGCTGGTCTCGGCGATGTGGGGCGTGGCGACGGTGATCGGTCCCGCGGCGGGCGGTCTGTTCGCCCAGTTCGGCCTGTGGCGTGGGGCTTTCGGCGTGATGGCCGCGCTGTCGGTGGTGATGGGTGTGTTGGTCCCGGCGGTATTGCCCGCCGGCCACGCCGAACCGGGACAGCCCGTGCAGGCGCCGCACGTGCCCAAGTGGTCGGTGCTGGTGTTGAGTGCGGCGGCGCTGACCGTCAGCATCGCGCAGGTTCCGACGAACGTCGCACTGACCGTGACGCTGCTCGCGCTGAGCACGGCCTTGATCGTCGCATTCGTCATTGTCGACCGGCGGGCGACGGCGAAAGTGCTGCCGCCGAGCATGTTCGGCCCCGGCCCGTTGAAGTGGATCTACTTGGCGCTGGCGGTGCTGATGATGTCGGCGATGGTCGACATGTATGTGCCGCTGTTCGGGCAGCGCTTGGCGCACCTGGTGCCGGTGGTTGCCGGATTTCTCGGCGCCGAACTGGCCATCGGGTGGGCGGTCAGCGAAATAGTCAGCGCGTCGCTGAAGAGTGAGCGGGCCATCAGACGCGTCGTGGTGGCGGCGCCGCTGACGATCACGCTCGGGCTGACCCTCGCGGCTGTCACCCAGGTGGAGAACGCGCCGGCGAGCCTGGTCGTGACGTGGGCCGCCGCGCTGACGCTCACGGGGGTGGGTCTCGGGGCGGGTTGGCCGCACTTGTCGGCATGGGCAATGCACTGCGTCGACGAGAACGAGGGCGCCGCCGCGGGCGCGGCGATCAACACGGTCGAGATGATCGCCGGAGCGTTCGGCGCGGGCCTGGCCGGGGTCGTCGTCAACAGCGCGCAGGGCGGTGTGGTGGTCGCCGCGCGGGCGCTGTTCGCGGTGTTCGCCGCCGTCGGCATCCTGGGAATGCTCGCCGCGCGCCGTGCCGTTCGCGGATTGAGTTCTTAG
- a CDS encoding mannosyltransferase, producing MVVSTLEEPTTECAAPQGRPRYPGRLFDPLAVALLAALIGSIAASRPSLWFDESATISASASRSIPDLWRLLGHIDAVHGLFYLVMHGWFCLSPPTEFWSRVPGCIAVGVAAAGVVVFARQFLPRSTAVCAGVVFAILPRVTWAAIEARSYALTAVAAVWLTVLLLTAIRRNRWWLWTAYALALMISILLNVYLVLLVPAYAVITPTLRRQRSVVVSWAVSSAVAVGALTPLMLFAHGQSFQVAWIHPLSWHSLLDVLLHQYFDNSVPFAILVALIFVAALTIRYTGRWQANGDTRRALIVCAAWSLVPTAISVVYSALSDPFYYPRYLFFTAPAMAVVLAICIVAIARRPRWIALVLVALTVAAAPNFVLSQRQRYAKEGWDYSDVADIITAEAAPGDCLLVDNTVGWLPGPVRALLAARPAAFAPLVDVGRGVPAPKRETLWDGHIAVWLIVGRLYKCTTLWTISTHDTKLPNHQAGQSLPPGRVLARTPAYLVPQNVGFHIVERWQFHRTQVIKSIR from the coding sequence ATGGTTGTTTCCACGCTCGAAGAACCCACCACGGAGTGCGCTGCCCCCCAGGGGCGTCCGCGGTACCCGGGTCGGTTGTTCGACCCGCTCGCCGTCGCGCTGCTGGCCGCGCTCATCGGCAGCATCGCGGCCAGCCGGCCGTCCCTGTGGTTCGACGAGAGCGCGACCATCTCGGCCTCGGCGAGCCGCTCGATTCCCGACCTGTGGCGGCTCCTCGGGCACATCGACGCCGTGCACGGCTTGTTCTACCTGGTGATGCACGGGTGGTTTTGCCTGTCTCCGCCGACCGAGTTCTGGTCACGCGTGCCTGGCTGCATCGCCGTCGGCGTTGCAGCGGCCGGCGTGGTGGTCTTCGCCCGGCAGTTCCTACCGCGCAGCACTGCGGTGTGCGCGGGCGTCGTCTTCGCGATCCTGCCCCGGGTGACCTGGGCGGCGATCGAGGCTCGTTCGTACGCGCTGACGGCGGTCGCGGCGGTCTGGCTGACCGTCTTGCTGCTCACCGCGATCAGGCGGAATCGGTGGTGGCTGTGGACGGCCTACGCGCTGGCGCTGATGATCTCGATCCTGCTGAACGTCTACCTGGTGCTGCTGGTGCCCGCCTACGCGGTCATCACGCCGACGCTGCGTCGGCAACGCTCCGTGGTGGTGTCGTGGGCGGTCTCGTCGGCGGTCGCGGTCGGCGCCTTGACGCCACTGATGCTGTTCGCACACGGCCAGAGCTTCCAGGTCGCGTGGATTCATCCGTTGAGTTGGCACAGCCTGCTCGACGTCCTATTGCACCAGTACTTCGACAACAGCGTTCCGTTCGCCATCCTGGTGGCCCTGATTTTCGTTGCCGCGCTGACGATTCGATACACCGGCCGATGGCAGGCGAACGGCGACACCCGCCGGGCGCTGATCGTGTGCGCGGCGTGGTCGCTGGTGCCTACCGCCATCAGCGTGGTCTATTCGGCACTCAGTGATCCGTTCTACTACCCGCGCTACCTGTTCTTCACCGCACCGGCGATGGCGGTCGTGCTGGCCATCTGCATCGTCGCGATCGCTCGGCGGCCGCGGTGGATCGCCCTGGTGCTGGTCGCGCTCACCGTCGCGGCGGCGCCGAATTTCGTTCTGTCGCAACGGCAGCGATACGCCAAAGAGGGCTGGGACTACAGCGACGTCGCAGACATCATCACCGCCGAGGCGGCACCCGGGGACTGTCTGCTCGTCGACAACACCGTCGGCTGGCTGCCGGGTCCGGTTCGTGCGCTGCTCGCCGCCCGCCCGGCGGCCTTCGCGCCACTGGTCGACGTCGGCCGGGGTGTGCCGGCGCCCAAGCGGGAGACGCTGTGGGACGGCCACATCGCGGTGTGGCTGATCGTCGGCCGGTTGTACAAGTGCACCACCTTGTGGACCATCTCCACGCATGACACGAAATTGCCGAATCATCAGGCCGGACAATCACTTCCACCGGGCCGCGTGCTGGCCCGCACGCCGGCCTATCTGGTGCCGCAGAACGTCGGCTTCCACATCGTCGAGCGGTGGCAATTTCACCGCACGCAGGTGATCAAGTCGATCCGCTGA